In one window of Azoarcus olearius DNA:
- a CDS encoding MalY/PatB family protein, with product MQFDFDRHPDRRQVPGEKWGRYAGRDVLPLWVADMDFSAPPPVLEALRRRLDHGVFGYTDAPPSLAEAVVEGLRRDHDWHIQAEWLVWLPGVVTGFNLACRAVGEAGDSVFTATPVYPPFLTAPENSGRRLVSCALVERNGRWEWDRAAVEAAIEPRTRVFMLCNPHNPVGRAFDREELRWIADLAESRDLVVCSDEIHCGLVLDAARPHLPIAALDERIARRSITLMAPSKTWNIPALYCAFAVIPDAGLRRRYQREMRGIVPHVNVMGLVAAEAAYRHGGPWRAALLDYLRDNRERVLDAVATMPGLRTTRPEATYLAWIDCRDAGLDDPAAFFEAGGVGLSDGRAFGMPGFVRLNFGCSRATLDEALARMRRALTAR from the coding sequence ATGCAATTCGACTTTGACCGACACCCCGACCGGCGCCAGGTTCCCGGTGAAAAGTGGGGCCGCTACGCGGGCCGTGACGTGCTGCCCTTGTGGGTTGCCGACATGGATTTCAGTGCGCCGCCGCCCGTGCTCGAAGCCCTGCGCCGCCGTCTCGACCACGGCGTGTTCGGCTACACCGATGCTCCCCCGTCGCTGGCCGAGGCGGTGGTCGAGGGCCTGCGGCGCGACCACGACTGGCACATCCAGGCTGAATGGCTGGTGTGGCTGCCGGGCGTGGTTACCGGGTTCAACCTCGCCTGCCGCGCGGTGGGCGAAGCGGGCGACAGCGTGTTTACCGCCACCCCGGTCTACCCGCCCTTCCTGACCGCACCGGAAAACAGCGGTCGCCGCCTGGTGAGTTGCGCGCTGGTGGAGCGCAACGGGCGCTGGGAATGGGACCGCGCCGCAGTGGAGGCGGCAATCGAGCCGCGCACCCGCGTCTTCATGCTGTGCAATCCGCACAACCCGGTCGGGCGCGCGTTCGATCGCGAGGAGCTGCGCTGGATCGCGGATCTCGCGGAAAGCCGCGACCTGGTGGTCTGCAGCGACGAGATCCACTGCGGCCTGGTCCTCGATGCGGCGCGCCCACACCTGCCGATCGCCGCGCTCGACGAGCGCATCGCGCGGCGCAGCATCACGCTGATGGCGCCCTCCAAGACCTGGAACATCCCCGCGCTGTACTGTGCTTTCGCGGTCATCCCGGACGCCGGTCTGCGGCGCCGCTACCAGCGCGAGATGCGCGGCATCGTGCCGCACGTGAATGTGATGGGTCTGGTCGCCGCCGAGGCGGCCTACCGCCATGGCGGCCCCTGGCGCGCCGCGCTGCTGGACTATCTGCGCGACAACCGAGAGCGCGTGCTCGACGCGGTGGCGACGATGCCCGGCCTGCGCACGACGCGGCCGGAAGCCACCTATCTGGCCTGGATCGACTGTCGCGACGCCGGACTCGACGACCCGGCCGCGTTCTTCGAAGCCGGCGGCGTCGGCCTGTCCGACGGACGCGCGTTCGGCATGCCGGGTTTCGTGCGGCTCAACTTCGGCTGCAGCCGGGCGACGCTGGACGAAGCGCTGGCACGCATGCGGCGCGCGCTCACCGCGCGCTGA
- a CDS encoding efflux RND transporter periplasmic adaptor subunit: MMIPRPLALLLSLLIATSSAHSADEVEAIPTVRIGARALASAIVAEASIEAVRQSTLAAQVPGRVVQLAADAGDAVRAGQVLLRIDAAEASQAVAAADADVARAEAGLTEARANLARSRSLFERKFVSQAVLDQAQAAFDAAAAQLRAARAGRGQAASVQGHAVVAAPFAGVIAARYIEAGEMAQPGRELLTLYDPAALRAVVDLPQQRLAQLGTGPVKARIELPGQQRVFEAASVTVLPAADARTHTVRVRVELPPGSNDVVPGTYARVHFLSAATRRLTVPAAAVLRRGELTAVYVAEGRGGFSLRQLRLGDTISDDTGRPAVEVLAGLGEGDVVALDPVQAGIVARARQGK; encoded by the coding sequence ATGATGATCCCGCGCCCGCTTGCCCTGCTGCTGTCCCTGCTGATTGCCACCTCGTCCGCGCATTCCGCTGATGAGGTAGAGGCCATTCCGACCGTGCGCATCGGCGCGCGTGCGCTCGCCAGCGCAATCGTCGCGGAGGCGAGTATCGAGGCGGTACGGCAGAGCACGCTGGCAGCGCAGGTGCCGGGGCGCGTGGTGCAGCTGGCGGCGGATGCCGGCGATGCGGTTCGCGCCGGCCAGGTGCTGCTGCGCATCGACGCGGCGGAAGCCAGCCAGGCGGTCGCCGCGGCCGACGCCGACGTGGCACGCGCCGAGGCCGGGTTGACCGAGGCGCGCGCCAACCTTGCCCGTAGCCGGAGCCTGTTCGAGCGCAAATTCGTGAGCCAGGCCGTGCTCGACCAGGCCCAGGCGGCCTTCGATGCCGCTGCCGCGCAGCTGCGCGCCGCGCGTGCGGGCCGCGGGCAGGCGGCAAGCGTCCAGGGCCACGCCGTGGTGGCTGCGCCGTTCGCCGGCGTGATCGCCGCGCGCTACATCGAGGCCGGGGAAATGGCCCAGCCCGGGCGCGAATTGCTCACCCTGTACGATCCCGCAGCCTTGCGCGCCGTGGTCGATCTGCCGCAGCAACGCCTCGCCCAGCTCGGCACCGGCCCCGTGAAGGCCCGCATCGAGCTGCCGGGCCAGCAGCGGGTGTTCGAGGCCGCGAGCGTCACCGTGCTGCCGGCGGCAGACGCGCGCACCCACACCGTGCGGGTGCGGGTGGAGCTGCCGCCGGGCAGTAATGACGTGGTCCCGGGCACCTATGCCCGCGTCCATTTCCTCTCGGCTGCAACCCGCCGTCTCACCGTGCCTGCCGCCGCCGTGCTGCGCAGGGGCGAGCTGACCGCGGTGTATGTGGCGGAAGGGCGGGGCGGCTTCAGCCTGCGCCAGCTTCGCCTGGGCGATACGATCAGCGACGACACCGGACGTCCCGCCGTCGAGGTGCTCGCCGGCCTGGGCGAGGGCGATGTCGTGGCGCTCGATCCGGTGCAGGCCGGCATCGTCGCCCGCGCGCGGCAGGGCAAGTGA
- a CDS encoding PAS domain-containing protein — MSGHLSLRRLLLGILIGFGFMVAAGQFTFMLRTYHADALSEVAALARHSGGTLAANLEAALVEGDSRFVAHLVAQKITLPHLYYAAYVGPDDQVVAGSRPGLERVGFARLGLETPPADLVTAARRTLAGQVREEPDRDRLWAVFPVRLPSLGEVARQTGYTVLAMDTRTLRRSALRQALGQSLIVFVPILLLSLGIGALVKFLLTDRIEQLLAYARSQARGSSLPRPVTGADELGLLGVQLAALMKEVVASRDYHIRLLDRLPNLIWRTGADGRADYFNRAWLGFTGCSLEDGQGMGWLDCIHPDDREHFARTFRAALDERSPFSVEYRLAHRSGGHRWVSDHGEPVFDAEGRLQAYIGSGFDVQQEKDAAAEIAASEQRFRSLVERTLVGVYLIRGGHMVYANPRLAEWFGYTPKELEGMPVAALVHPDDLPLVAEKLRQRESGELECVQYTFRGRRRDGSYFPVEAYGTRIEQAGGAAVIGTLLDHTQRARYEAALKAASEVVEASPTVLFRWLPRPGWPVAYVSENVDRWGYRARDMLQPAFRFTDLIHPDERDQVTQMVDGFIAGGQGEYTLEYRIRTSDGHYIWIEDRTVVQRDDEGGVLHLAGLATDITERRCAEDEVRALNAELEARVAQRTAQLAALNQELETFAYSVSHDLKAPLRGIDGYSHLLLEDHSDRLDDEGRLFISHIRTGVRQMARLIDDLLAYSRVERRTLQRTAVNLQDMVRGILAERRAELEQGPAQIVLEVPPLRVQADPEGLSQVLRNLIDNALKYSRDAQPPRIVISAAEQNGVCHIRVQDNGIGFDMKFHDRIFEIFQRLQRQEDYAGTGIGLAIVRKAVQRMGGRVWAESAPDEGACFHLELPA, encoded by the coding sequence GTGAGCGGCCATCTGTCCCTGCGCCGGCTGCTGCTCGGCATCCTGATCGGCTTCGGCTTCATGGTTGCGGCCGGCCAGTTCACCTTCATGCTGCGCACCTACCATGCCGACGCCTTGTCCGAGGTGGCGGCGCTGGCGCGGCACTCCGGCGGCACCCTGGCCGCCAATCTCGAGGCCGCGCTGGTGGAGGGCGATTCGCGCTTTGTCGCGCACCTGGTGGCGCAGAAGATCACGCTGCCGCACCTGTACTACGCCGCCTACGTGGGGCCGGACGACCAGGTGGTGGCCGGAAGCCGTCCGGGGCTCGAGCGGGTCGGATTCGCCCGTCTGGGGCTCGAGACGCCGCCGGCGGACCTCGTCACCGCGGCGCGCCGCACGCTTGCTGGCCAGGTGCGCGAGGAGCCCGATCGCGACCGGCTGTGGGCGGTATTCCCCGTCCGCCTGCCCAGCCTGGGAGAAGTCGCGCGTCAGACCGGTTATACGGTGTTGGCAATGGACACGCGGACCTTGCGCCGCAGTGCCCTTCGCCAGGCGCTCGGGCAGAGCCTGATCGTGTTCGTGCCCATCCTGTTGCTCTCGCTGGGTATCGGGGCGCTGGTCAAGTTCCTGCTGACCGACCGCATCGAGCAGCTGCTCGCCTACGCGCGGTCGCAGGCGCGCGGCAGCAGCCTGCCGAGACCGGTAACCGGCGCCGACGAACTCGGTTTGCTCGGCGTGCAGCTGGCCGCGCTGATGAAGGAAGTGGTGGCCTCGCGCGACTACCACATCCGTTTGCTCGACCGTCTGCCCAACCTGATCTGGCGTACCGGCGCCGACGGCCGGGCCGACTACTTCAACCGCGCCTGGCTCGGCTTTACCGGTTGCAGCCTGGAGGACGGCCAGGGCATGGGCTGGCTGGACTGCATCCACCCCGACGATCGCGAACACTTCGCGCGAACCTTTCGCGCCGCACTCGACGAGCGCTCGCCGTTCTCGGTCGAGTACCGGCTTGCCCACCGCAGCGGAGGCCATCGCTGGGTGTCCGACCACGGCGAGCCGGTGTTCGACGCCGAAGGGCGCCTGCAGGCCTATATCGGCAGCGGCTTCGACGTGCAGCAGGAAAAGGACGCCGCGGCGGAAATCGCGGCCAGCGAGCAGCGCTTCCGCAGCCTGGTCGAACGCACGCTGGTGGGCGTCTACCTCATCCGCGGCGGTCACATGGTCTATGCCAACCCCCGCCTCGCGGAGTGGTTCGGCTATACCCCGAAGGAACTCGAAGGCATGCCGGTGGCGGCGCTGGTCCATCCGGACGACCTGCCGTTGGTGGCCGAAAAGCTGCGCCAGCGTGAAAGCGGCGAACTGGAGTGCGTCCAGTACACCTTCCGTGGGCGCCGCCGCGACGGCAGCTACTTCCCGGTGGAGGCCTACGGCACCCGGATCGAGCAGGCCGGCGGTGCCGCGGTCATCGGCACCTTGCTCGACCACACCCAGCGCGCCCGTTACGAGGCGGCGCTGAAGGCCGCCTCCGAGGTGGTCGAGGCCAGCCCCACGGTGCTGTTCCGGTGGCTGCCGCGCCCCGGCTGGCCCGTGGCCTATGTGTCCGAGAACGTGGATCGATGGGGCTACCGCGCGCGTGACATGCTGCAGCCGGCATTCCGCTTCACCGACCTGATCCACCCCGACGAGCGGGACCAGGTGACGCAGATGGTCGACGGCTTCATCGCCGGGGGCCAGGGCGAATACACGCTGGAGTACCGGATCCGGACCAGCGACGGCCACTACATCTGGATCGAGGACCGCACCGTGGTGCAGCGTGACGACGAGGGGGGCGTGCTCCATCTCGCCGGACTCGCCACCGACATCACCGAGCGGCGCTGCGCCGAGGATGAGGTGCGCGCGCTCAACGCCGAACTGGAGGCGCGCGTGGCGCAGCGCACCGCCCAGCTCGCCGCGTTGAATCAGGAACTGGAAACCTTCGCCTACTCGGTGTCGCACGACCTCAAGGCGCCGCTGCGCGGCATCGACGGCTACAGCCACCTGCTGCTGGAGGATCACAGCGACCGGCTGGACGACGAGGGACGGCTCTTCATCTCCCACATCCGCACCGGGGTGCGGCAGATGGCACGGCTGATCGACGACCTGCTCGCGTACTCGCGTGTGGAGCGTCGCACACTGCAGCGTACCGCCGTAAACCTCCAGGACATGGTGCGTGGCATACTCGCCGAGCGTAGGGCGGAACTCGAACAAGGGCCCGCGCAGATCGTGCTGGAGGTGCCGCCGTTGCGTGTGCAGGCCGACCCGGAAGGGCTCTCCCAGGTCTTGCGCAATCTGATCGACAACGCCCTCAAATATTCACGCGACGCTCAACCGCCGCGCATCGTGATTTCGGCGGCCGAGCAGAACGGCGTCTGTCATATCCGCGTCCAGGACAACGGGATCGGCTTCGACATGAAGTTCCACGACCGCATCTTCGAAATCTTCCAGCGCCTGCAGCGTCAGGAAGACTACGCCGGAACCGGCATCGGCCTGGCCATCGTGCGCAAGGCCGTGCAGCGCATGGGTGGCCGCGTGTGGGCCGAAAGCGCCCCGGACGAAGGCGCGTGCTTCCATCTGGAGCTGCCCGCATGA
- a CDS encoding tRNA threonylcarbamoyladenosine dehydratase: MSDSPAELLAPLDEAVAAEADGGRRFGGIARLYDDAALHRLNLAHVCVVGIGGVGSWAAEALARSGVGRLTLIDLDHVAESNINRQAHALDATLGQAKVQAMAERIRGINPRARVDTVEDFVEPNNVAALLREFDLVIDAIDNVRAKVAMAVHCRRARLPLLMAGGAGGKRDPGRIRVADLVATEQDPLLAKVRATLRRDHAFPRAAGKKFGIEVVYSSEPLRYPAASCETGRGPQGLACAGFGSSMAVTASVGLFLAARAIDRLVAKPVAAEAGANV; the protein is encoded by the coding sequence ATGTCCGATTCCCCTGCCGAACTCCTTGCCCCGCTCGACGAGGCTGTCGCCGCCGAGGCCGACGGCGGCCGCCGTTTCGGCGGCATCGCGCGTTTGTACGACGATGCCGCCCTTCATCGCCTGAATCTGGCCCACGTCTGTGTGGTCGGAATCGGCGGCGTCGGTTCGTGGGCGGCGGAAGCGCTGGCGCGCAGCGGCGTGGGCCGTCTGACGCTGATCGATCTCGACCACGTGGCCGAATCCAACATCAACCGCCAGGCGCACGCGCTCGATGCCACCCTCGGGCAGGCGAAGGTCCAGGCAATGGCCGAACGCATCCGCGGCATCAATCCGCGCGCCCGCGTCGATACCGTGGAGGATTTTGTCGAGCCGAACAACGTGGCTGCGCTGCTGCGCGAGTTCGACCTCGTCATCGACGCCATCGACAACGTCCGCGCCAAGGTTGCGATGGCGGTCCATTGCCGGCGCGCCCGGTTGCCGCTGCTGATGGCCGGCGGCGCCGGCGGCAAGCGCGACCCGGGCCGCATCCGTGTTGCCGACCTCGTCGCCACCGAGCAGGACCCCCTGCTGGCCAAGGTGCGGGCCACGCTGCGGCGCGACCACGCTTTTCCGCGCGCGGCGGGCAAGAAGTTCGGCATCGAAGTGGTGTACTCCAGCGAGCCGCTACGCTACCCGGCGGCAAGCTGCGAGACCGGCCGCGGGCCGCAGGGGCTCGCCTGCGCGGGCTTTGGTTCCAGCATGGCGGTGACGGCGAGCGTCGGGCTGTTTCTCGCCGCCCGCGCAATCGACCGGCTGGTGGCGAAGCCGGTCGCGGCCGAAGCGGGAGCAAACGTATGA
- a CDS encoding sirohydrochlorin chelatase: MSATMPSGQAATPADTVLLFGHGARDPQWAGPMQRIRARMLAAPNPPRVELAFLELMSPSLPEAIAAAVADGARHILVVPVFLAQGGHLKRDVPALVATAAAEHPRCRIELAGAVGEADAVIDAIAAYAERCRG; the protein is encoded by the coding sequence ATGAGCGCGACGATGCCAAGCGGGCAGGCGGCAACGCCGGCCGACACCGTGTTGCTGTTCGGCCATGGCGCGCGCGACCCGCAATGGGCCGGGCCGATGCAGCGCATCCGGGCGCGCATGCTGGCCGCGCCCAACCCGCCGCGGGTGGAGCTGGCCTTTCTCGAACTCATGAGCCCCTCGCTGCCGGAAGCGATCGCCGCGGCGGTGGCTGACGGCGCGCGCCACATCCTCGTCGTGCCGGTGTTCCTCGCCCAAGGCGGTCATCTGAAGCGGGATGTTCCGGCGCTGGTCGCCACTGCCGCCGCCGAGCATCCGCGCTGCCGCATCGAACTGGCCGGCGCGGTCGGCGAGGCCGACGCCGTCATCGACGCGATCGCGGCCTACGCGGAGCGCTGCCGGGGCTGA
- a CDS encoding response regulator, with protein MQREPFDPPVMSTERSILLVEDNPADLDLTLRAFRRRHLLNPLLVARDGQEALDFIPRWSAGEPLPLVVLLDLKLPKVPGLEVLRTFKANPLTRPVPVVVLTTSDEDADIESAYSLGANSYILKPVDFDKFTQVASQIELYWCALNKPARQ; from the coding sequence ATGCAGCGTGAACCTTTCGACCCGCCGGTCATGAGCACGGAGCGTTCCATCCTGCTGGTCGAGGACAACCCCGCCGATCTTGACCTGACGCTGCGCGCGTTTCGCCGCCGCCATCTGCTCAACCCCTTGCTGGTCGCGCGCGACGGCCAGGAAGCCCTCGATTTCATTCCCCGCTGGTCGGCCGGCGAGCCGCTGCCGCTGGTGGTGTTGCTCGATCTCAAGCTGCCCAAGGTGCCGGGGCTGGAGGTGCTGCGCACCTTCAAGGCCAACCCCCTGACCCGCCCGGTGCCGGTCGTGGTGTTGACGACCTCCGACGAGGATGCCGACATCGAGTCGGCCTACAGCCTCGGCGCAAATTCCTACATTCTCAAGCCTGTCGATTTCGACAAGTTCACCCAAGTCGCCAGCCAGATCGAACTCTATTGGTGCGCCCTCAACAAGCCGGCCCGACAGTGA
- a CDS encoding MBL fold metallo-hydrolase, whose amino-acid sequence MQDVIAHPDGIYAVDSGYGRPQLAAIHLIVHRGRAAVVDTGTNASVPRVLAVLAALGIAPDKVDWVILTHVHLDHAGGAGSLMCAFPAARLLVHPRGLRHMVDPARLWEGTMAVYGPERAFQLYGRLVPVAEERIVPATDGLTVELGGRALHVLDVPGHARHHICVHDEFAQALFTGDAFGISYRDLDVDGRAFILPTTTPTQFDPGAMHASVDRMLACEPQALYLTHYSRVGEPARLGADMHRLIDTFVAVARAARGEGVARHVEILAGLEQVVREEAARQGWALGEEASVDLMQLDLELNAQGLGIWLDSLRVREAAAA is encoded by the coding sequence GTGCAAGACGTGATCGCCCATCCGGACGGTATTTACGCGGTGGACTCCGGCTACGGACGGCCACAGCTGGCGGCGATACATCTGATTGTCCACCGCGGGCGGGCCGCGGTGGTCGACACCGGCACGAACGCCTCGGTGCCACGCGTGCTGGCGGTGCTCGCGGCGCTCGGCATTGCCCCGGACAAGGTGGACTGGGTCATTCTCACCCATGTCCATCTCGACCATGCCGGCGGCGCCGGCAGCCTGATGTGCGCCTTCCCTGCCGCACGTCTGCTGGTTCATCCGCGCGGGCTGCGCCACATGGTGGACCCGGCCCGGCTGTGGGAAGGGACGATGGCGGTCTACGGGCCGGAGCGCGCGTTCCAGCTCTATGGCCGGCTTGTACCGGTGGCGGAGGAGCGCATCGTTCCCGCCACCGACGGCCTCACGGTCGAACTGGGCGGACGCGCACTGCACGTCCTCGACGTGCCGGGCCACGCGCGCCACCACATCTGCGTGCACGATGAATTCGCGCAGGCGCTGTTCACCGGCGACGCGTTCGGTATCTCCTACCGCGATCTCGACGTCGATGGGCGCGCCTTCATCCTGCCCACCACCACGCCGACGCAGTTCGACCCGGGTGCGATGCATGCGTCTGTCGACCGCATGCTGGCGTGCGAGCCGCAGGCGCTGTACCTCACGCATTACAGCCGGGTGGGCGAACCCGCCCGGCTGGGTGCGGACATGCACCGCCTGATCGACACTTTCGTCGCGGTAGCGCGCGCTGCGCGCGGCGAGGGCGTCGCGCGCCACGTCGAGATCCTCGCCGGGCTGGAGCAGGTGGTGCGCGAGGAGGCCGCGCGGCAAGGCTGGGCATTGGGGGAGGAGGCGAGCGTCGACCTGATGCAGCTCGATCTGGAACTGAACGCCCAGGGGCTGGGCATCTGGCTGGATAGTCTGCGCGTGCGGGAGGCTGCGGCGGCGTAA
- a CDS encoding EAL domain-containing protein, protein MKALYVEDNPADADLLRRSLARGMPALALEIVTSIGEAMGRLAASSDFDIVLADLALPDGSGIDLLNWVRERRMPGAFVVLTGSGDQEAAVGALKAGADDYLVKDGDYLERLPHTIVAAIERGQAEVAGRGRPIRVLYAEHHRFDIDLTLRQLAHSAPHLRFETVSSAEDVLRRLPASGAEPCAVDVLLLDYMLPGLNALDLTKVLRQQRRLDIPIVMVTGQGSEQTAAQALRLGVSDYLVKHESYLHELPLVLDKAFRQAELVRERAALRTMTQRLEEVLDCSPSVNYTLTRGEEGWVGTWMSHNLTRMTGFSVAEALAQGWWARTVHPDDLERASRAVRAVEEDGHYVHEYRIRCADGGVRWIRDELRAVRDEGGRVVRVAGVWIDITEQRQATELLRLNSAVIESTHDGVVLTDLDGAIVAVNRAFTEVTGYSRDEVVGQNPRFLQSGRHDRGFYLSMWAALKEAGHWQGELWNRRKNGELFPEWLTLNAVRNEVGHVTHYVGVFTDISKLKQTEDRLDYLAHHDPLTDLPNRLLVLSRLEHALDGAQRRGCRVAVMFLDLDRFKTVNDSLGHAAGDELLRAVAARLRGALREEDTLGRLGGDEFMVLLEHVEAPADAAVVAKNLVEVLAAPFALSNGHEVFIRASIGISFYPDDGDDFMTLVRNADAAMYRAKAQGRNTYGFYTEDLIRSATERLALETRLRRALEHDEFVVYYQPVLGVKDGRLLGAEALVRWKPQGEPMVSPAAFIPVAEETGLIVALGEWVLRDACRQVREWIDAGYAFGQVAVNLSAEQFRRQDVSAMLATVLAETGLPATQLELEITESSLLEAGEHAVGLLERLKQQGVGLAIDDFGTGYSSLAYLKRFSIDKLKIDRSFVQDIADDSNDLAIASAIVAMARALDMAVQAEGVEGEAQLELLRGLGCGSYQGYLCSPPLPADEFEARFLRLR, encoded by the coding sequence ATGAAAGCACTGTACGTAGAAGACAATCCCGCCGATGCCGACCTGCTTCGGCGCAGCCTCGCGCGGGGCATGCCCGCGCTCGCGCTGGAGATCGTCACCAGCATCGGCGAGGCGATGGGCAGGCTTGCCGCCAGCAGCGACTTCGACATCGTGCTGGCTGATCTCGCCCTGCCCGACGGCAGCGGCATCGACCTGCTCAATTGGGTGCGCGAACGGCGGATGCCCGGTGCCTTCGTCGTGCTCACCGGCTCGGGCGACCAGGAGGCGGCGGTCGGCGCGCTGAAAGCCGGCGCCGACGACTATCTGGTGAAGGACGGCGACTACCTCGAGCGCCTGCCGCACACCATCGTCGCCGCCATCGAGCGCGGCCAGGCCGAAGTCGCCGGGCGCGGGCGGCCGATCCGCGTGCTCTATGCCGAGCACCACCGTTTCGACATCGACTTGACGCTGCGTCAGCTGGCCCACTCGGCGCCGCATCTGCGCTTCGAAACCGTCAGCAGCGCGGAAGATGTGTTGCGCCGGCTGCCGGCGTCAGGGGCCGAGCCTTGCGCCGTCGACGTGCTGTTGCTCGACTACATGCTGCCGGGGCTGAACGCGCTCGACCTCACCAAAGTGCTGCGCCAGCAGCGCCGGCTCGACATTCCGATCGTGATGGTGACCGGGCAGGGCAGTGAGCAGACCGCGGCCCAGGCGCTGCGGCTGGGTGTGTCGGATTATCTGGTCAAGCACGAAAGCTATCTGCACGAGTTGCCGCTGGTGCTCGACAAGGCGTTTCGCCAGGCCGAACTGGTGCGCGAACGGGCCGCGCTGCGGACGATGACCCAACGCCTAGAGGAGGTGCTGGACTGCAGCCCTTCCGTCAATTACACGCTCACCCGCGGTGAAGAGGGATGGGTGGGCACGTGGATGAGCCACAACCTCACGCGGATGACCGGGTTCAGCGTGGCCGAGGCGCTCGCGCAGGGATGGTGGGCACGCACTGTCCACCCGGACGATCTCGAGCGGGCGTCGCGCGCGGTCCGCGCGGTGGAGGAGGACGGTCACTATGTCCACGAATACCGCATCCGTTGTGCCGACGGCGGGGTGCGCTGGATCCGCGATGAACTGCGCGCGGTGCGCGACGAGGGCGGGCGCGTGGTGCGTGTCGCCGGCGTGTGGATCGACATCACCGAGCAGCGCCAGGCCACTGAACTGCTGCGACTGAACTCCGCGGTCATCGAAAGCACCCACGACGGCGTGGTGCTGACCGATCTCGACGGTGCCATCGTCGCGGTCAACCGCGCGTTTACCGAGGTCACCGGCTACAGCCGTGACGAAGTCGTCGGGCAGAATCCGCGTTTCCTGCAGTCCGGCCGCCACGATCGCGGCTTCTACCTGTCGATGTGGGCCGCGCTCAAGGAGGCAGGCCACTGGCAGGGCGAACTGTGGAACCGGCGCAAGAACGGCGAACTGTTCCCCGAGTGGCTTACGCTCAACGCGGTGCGCAATGAGGTCGGCCACGTCACCCACTACGTGGGCGTGTTCACCGACATCAGCAAGCTCAAGCAGACCGAGGACCGGCTGGACTACCTTGCCCACCACGATCCGCTGACCGACCTGCCCAACCGCCTGCTGGTGCTGTCGCGGCTGGAGCACGCGCTCGACGGCGCGCAGCGGCGGGGATGCCGGGTGGCGGTCATGTTCCTCGATCTCGACCGCTTCAAGACGGTCAACGACAGCCTCGGGCACGCGGCCGGCGACGAACTGCTGCGCGCGGTGGCCGCCCGGCTGCGCGGTGCGCTGCGCGAGGAAGATACCCTCGGCCGGCTCGGCGGCGACGAGTTCATGGTGCTGCTCGAACACGTGGAGGCGCCGGCGGACGCCGCCGTGGTGGCAAAAAACCTCGTGGAGGTGCTGGCGGCGCCGTTTGCGCTATCCAACGGCCACGAGGTATTCATCCGCGCGAGCATCGGCATCAGCTTCTATCCCGACGACGGCGACGACTTCATGACCCTGGTGCGCAACGCCGACGCGGCGATGTATCGCGCCAAGGCCCAGGGCCGCAACACCTACGGCTTCTACACCGAAGACCTGATCCGCTCCGCGACCGAGCGGCTGGCGCTTGAAACACGCCTGCGCCGGGCACTCGAGCACGACGAGTTCGTCGTCTATTACCAGCCTGTGCTGGGCGTGAAGGATGGCCGTCTGCTCGGCGCGGAAGCCCTGGTGCGCTGGAAACCGCAGGGCGAACCAATGGTGTCGCCCGCCGCGTTCATCCCGGTGGCCGAGGAAACCGGCCTGATCGTGGCACTGGGCGAATGGGTGCTGCGCGACGCCTGCAGGCAGGTCCGCGAGTGGATCGACGCCGGTTACGCCTTCGGCCAGGTCGCGGTCAATCTGTCGGCCGAGCAGTTCCGCCGGCAGGACGTCAGCGCGATGCTGGCGACGGTGCTGGCCGAAACCGGCTTGCCGGCAACGCAGCTGGAACTCGAGATCACCGAGAGCAGCCTGCTGGAGGCGGGCGAGCATGCGGTCGGCTTGCTGGAGCGGCTGAAGCAGCAGGGCGTGGGGCTGGCGATCGACGACTTCGGTACCGGGTATTCCTCGCTCGCCTACCTCAAGCGCTTTTCCATCGACAAGCTCAAGATCGACCGCAGCTTCGTGCAGGACATCGCCGACGACAGCAACGACCTGGCGATCGCGTCGGCCATTGTCGCGATGGCGCGGGCGCTCGACATGGCGGTGCAGGCCGAAGGCGTGGAAGGCGAGGCGCAGCTCGAGCTGCTGCGCGGACTGGGCTGTGGCAGCTACCAGGGCTACTTGTGCAGCCCGCCGCTGCCGGCGGACGAGTTCGAGGCGCGCTTCCTGCGGCTGCGCTAA